A window of Komagataella phaffii GS115 chromosome 1, complete sequence contains these coding sequences:
- a CDS encoding Component of the holoenzyme form of RNA polymerase transcription factor TFIIH, which translates to MSRRPAVNYLEDEFSSDSYSEEEFPKRRKKVNKKKAQSAMDEIKKQNKDTKFEEDELIEIPLDRPSDFIPDSVSKVFGSSDFSYLKLKPDHASRPIWISPNDGRIILESFSPLSEQAQDFLVTIAEPISRPSFIHEYRITAYSLYAAVSVGLETDDIISVLNRLSKVPVAPSIVNFIRSATISYGKVKLVLKNNRYHVESSQADILQMLLKDEVIGQLRVKSDTLTTTSDGLVRTNKPKSDGLVIAGTAAPASDNSITNTFNTAIGSDPFEDKVEEDDEDEDDDIDKVHSFEIASESVEIVKKRCQEIDYPVLEEYDFRNDQRNPDLDIDLKPSTQIRPYQEKSLSKMFGNGRARSGIIVLPCGAGKTLVGITAACTIKKSVIVLCTSSVSVMQWRQQFLQWCTIQPENVAVFTSENKEMFTGDAGLVVSTYSMVANTRNRSHDSQKVMDFLTSREWGFIILDEVHVVPAAMFRRVVTTIAAHAKLGLTATLVREDDKIGDLNFLIGPKLYEANWMDLAQKGHIANVQCAEVWCPMTSEFYQEYLRETSRKRMLLYIMNPTKFQACQFLIHYHEQRGDKIIVFSDNVYALQEYALKLGKPFIYGSTPQQERMNILQNFQYNDQVNTIFLSKVGDTSIDLPEATCLIQISSHYGSRRQEAQRLGRILRAKRRNDEGFNAFFYSLVSKDTQEMYYSTKRQAFLVDQGYAFKVITHLHGMESLPNLAYSSARERRELLQDVLLKNEDAAGIEAGEDSENMIGGGVSKRVRSGGQSSSATRTTGSLAGLAGGEDMAYVEYSRNKNKELKEHHPLIQKMYYKKKR; encoded by the coding sequence ATGTCAAGGAGACCAGCAGTCAACTACTTGGAGGATGAATTCTCTTCTGATTCATACAGTGAGGAAGAATTTCcgaaaagaaggaaaaaggttaacaagaagaaagccCAGTCTGCTATGGAtgagatcaagaaacagaaCAAGGAcaccaaatttgaagaagatgagttgATTGAGATCCCCTTGGATAGACCATCGGATTTTATACCTGATTCAGTCTCCAAAGTATTTGGATCGTCTGATTTTTCCTATTTGAAGCTGAAGCCTGATCATGCCTCAAGGCCTATATGGATCTCTCCAAATGATGGTAGGATCATATTAGAAAGTTTCTCACCCTTAAGTGAGCAAGCACAGGACTTTTTGGTAACCATTGCTGAGCCGATAAGTCGTCCCAGCTTTATTCATGAGTATCGAATTACTGCTTATTCCCTGTACGCTGCTGTCTCTGTGGGGCTAGAAACCGATGATATCATTTCGGTGCTGAATCGTCTATCCAAAGTACCTGTGGCACCTTCGATTGTGAATTTTATTAGATCTGCCACCATTTCATATGGAAAGGTCAAGCTAGTTCTGAAGAACAATAGATACCATGTAGAAAGTTCGCAAGCAGATATTCTGCAAATGTTACTAAAGGACGAGGTGATTGGCCAACTACGAGTTAAATCTGATACGTTGACAACTACCAGCGATGGATTGGTACGTACGAATAAGCCAAAATCTGATGGCCTTGTCATTGCGGGTACAGCTGCTCCTGCGAGCGACAATAGCATCACCAACACTTTCAACACAGCTATAGGAAGTGACCCGTTCGAAgataaagttgaagagGACGATGAGgacgaagatgatgatattgataaAGTTCATTCGTTCGAAATTGCCTCGGAATCCGTTGAAATCGTCAAAAAGAGGTGCCAGGAAATTGATTATCCAGTCTTGGAAGAGTATGATTTCAGGAATGATCAGCGGAACCCTGATTTGGACATTGACTTGAAACCATCGACGCAAATCAGACCATATCAAGAAAAGTCTTTATCTAAAATGTTCGGTAATGGACGTGCTAGATCGGGTATCATCGTTCTTCCATGCGGTGCTGGTAAGACCTTGGTTGGCATCACTGCAGCTTGTACCATTAAGAAGTCTGTTATTGTTCTTTGTACATCATCAGTGTCAGTAATGCAATGGAGACAACAATTCTTGCAATGGTGCACGATTCAACCAGAAAATGTTGCTGTTTTCACATCAGAAAACAAGGAGATGTTTACTGGTGATGCTGGTCTGGTCGTATCTACTTACTCTATGGTCGCTAACACCAGAAATAGATCTCACGACTCTCAAAAAGTTATGGACTTTCTTACTTCGAGGGAGTGGGGTTTTATCATTTTAGATGAGGTCCACGTCGTACCAGCTGCAATGTTCAGAAGAGTGGTCACAACTATTGCCGCCCACGCAAAATTAGGCTTGACAGCAACATTAGTTCGTGAAGACGATAAAATTGGTGATCTTAACTTTTTAATCGGACCAAAGTTATATGAGGCCAATTGGATGGACTTGGCTCAGAAAGGTCACATAGCCAATGTTCAGTGCGCCGAAGTTTGGTGCCCAATGACTTCTGAATTTTATCAAGAATATCTCAGAGAAACCTCACGTAAGAGGATGTTATTGTATATTATGAATCCCACCAAGTTTCAGGCATGCCAGTTTCTTATTCATTACCACGAACAACGAGGTGATAAGATTATCGTTTTTTCTGATAACGTCTACGCCTTGCAAGAGTATGCACTAAAGCTTGGTAAACCATTTATTTATGGATCCACCCCACAGCAGGAACGAATGAACATCTTGCAAAACTTTCAGTATAATGATCAGGTCAACACAATTTTCCTTTCAAAGGTAGGTGACACATCTATTGATTTACCAGAGGCAACATGTTTAATTCAAATTTCTTCTCATTATGGTTCTAGACGTCAAGAAGCTCAACGTTTGGGTAGAATTTTGAGAGCtaaaagaagaaatgaCGAGGGATTTAATGCTTTTTTCTATTCGTTAGTATCTAAGGACACACAGGAAATGTATTATTCCACTAAAAGACAGGCCTTTTTGGTCGACCAAGGTTATgccttcaaagtcatcacTCATCTTCATGGAATGGAGAGCTTGCCGAACCTGGCATATTCCTCCGCTCGTGAGCGTAGAGAATTGTTACAGGATGTTCTTCTGAAGAACGAGGATGCAGCAGGAATTGAAGCCGGTGAAGACTCTGAGAACATGATTGGAGGTGGTGTCAGCAAGAGAGTTCGCTCTGGCGGTCAATCTTCCTCCGCAACGAGAACGACAGGATCGTTAGCTGGTCTTGCTGGTGGTGAAGACATGGCCTATGTCGAATACAgcagaaacaaaaacaaggAACTAAAGGAGCACCACCCTTTAATCCAAAAGATGTactacaagaaaaagagatga
- a CDS encoding Oleic acid-inducible, peroxisomal matrix localized lipase, which translates to MYSAENKIIDAHWPRYTENSTIDKEKRLKLCYLKYKFEGTINDNKPILNLIFSHATGMNKSIWKYYIKRLKKLAFMKDDYPFVIGSMITVDHVQHGDSGVLNKDNLGTEFNWTDGARDVIKVVMEERSNDDAFKKGNNILIGHSFGGFLSVYAAFLEPLLFQDIITIEPVIYGRHSDPSAAPPPEGYKTMGNSGLLSALARGIKDEFDSKEEAVEWLRRTSFFSPFESELLEYFISDEVIQRPDGKWTTKISKEQHLTCYKGYDSSVPMGMSSVQFIKNRVLHVVGGSATWNPPETTNFLIKNLENSDRIIVPNGTHTVPEEQPDDVLKIIKSRLTETGFSLQEPIALTAKPKL; encoded by the coding sequence ATGTATTCAGCGGAGAATAAAATTATTGATGCCCATTGGCCCCGCTACACTGAGAACTCAACTATTGATAAGGAGAAACGGTTGAAACTATGCTATCTTAAATATAAGTTCGAAGGTACAATCAATGACAATAAGCCCATTCTCAACCTAATATTCTCTCATGCGACAGGAATGAACAAATCAATATGGAAATATTAcatcaaaagattgaagaaattggcTTTTATGAAAGATGATTATCCTTTTGTCATAGGATCAATGATTACAGTTGACCATGTACAGCACGGCGACAGTGGAGTGCTCAACAAAGACAATCTTGGCACAGAATTCAATTGGACGGACGGAGCAAGAGATGTCATCAAGGTGGTAATGGAAGAACGCTCAAACGATgatgctttcaaaaaaggTAACAATATTCTAATAGGCCATTCCTTTGGGGGATTTCTCTCAGTTTACGCAGCATTTTTGGAACCTTTACTCTTTCAGGATATTATTACGATAGAACCCGTTATTTATGGAAGACACTCTGATCCTTCTGCCGCACCTCCTCCTGAAGGGTATAAAACAATGGGAAATTCGGGGTTATTGTCCGCACTAGCCAGAGGCATCAAGGATGAATTTGATTCGAAGGAAGAAGCTGTTGAATGGCTTAGAAGAACGTCTTTTTTCTCCCCCTTTGAGTCAGAATTATTGGAATATTTTATATCAGATGAGGTCATACAGCGACCGGATGGAAAATGGACTaccaaaatctccaaagaGCAGCATCTGACATGTTACAAGGGTTATGACAGCTCCGTTCCTATGGGGATGAGTAGCGTTCAGTTTATCAAAAATAGGGTCCTTCATGTGGTTGGAGGGAGCGCCACATGGAATCCGCCAGAGACAACTAATTTCTTgatcaagaatttggagaACAGTGACCGTATCATAGTCCCTAATGGTACCCACACTGTTCCTGAAGAACAACCGGATGATGTGCTGAAAATAATCAAGAGCAGGCTAACCGAAACGGGTTTTTCTTTACAGGAACCCATCGCATTAACTGCTAAACCAAAGCTCTAA
- a CDS encoding Component of the evolutionarily conserved kinetochore-associated Ndc80 complex, giving the protein MDYRSKMPLASVNNNQLNTTLPRAKRLSLSTRQSIIGGPKLLNYDSTKRRTIGGPGHPTVGYNSATTTISAATKRKSEILKGANNKRRVSMYGGMDTKRVSIYGGLNTTSSFSKDPRPLRDKSYQAMLQQEVHDYLMENKFELEMKYPITIKSLKFPTQKDFVLVFQWLYKRIDPGYKFLKSIEQEVYFLLKTLGYPYIEAINKSQISAVGGSNWPIFLGMLHWLVKLGESLEEIDEADVNQFQIESYTNSVDDNAIAQDDLILDKLFTRYIIKSYKSYLNNEDDYSSFYQEMESDYNVYANRLAENITAMRESNINLNQELTTLQISNEEVTHALKKCSIMKQDLEKFQSYIEMMEAKKLKWKPVLTSLQDELRKSQSEFETLQSIKEKIVAKLREEGFTVEDIEYLNQENTSLSKELTRSKEKMAEITQNIKAKEISASNSFNLLQQKIDSYNSSVYKIINSIGNLEYDVSKFDLEITTFSNKFLNDDSLLGLKPHEIITDIKEKDLKQQQFELKKLIVEKSYSLQDDIIKLQENLDLINESINEQKDQVDSLETNLTESKLLYDEMYETMMNESSKANIELAKLNRDLQSIQLKSKENTSRVNQKYNSIKIEYDQLKHEINRKRMDYQNKVRQILEFVVDFKLGIQSNLEDLEQLVIQECNEELDQVEDSPRTEALQGAENNV; this is encoded by the coding sequence ATGGATTACCGTTCAAAAATGCCCCTGGCCTCGGTAAACAATAATCAGTTGAATACTACTCTTCCCAGGGCCAAGCGTTTGAGTCTGTCCACGCGACAATCGATCATTGGTGGACCAAAACTGCTAAACTATGACAGCACGAAGAGAAGAACAATTGGTGGACCAGGGCACCCTACAGTGGGCTATAATAGTGCTACAACAACCATATCAGCAGCCACCAAACGAAAGTCTGAAATATTAAAAGGGGCTAACAATAAACGACGCGTGTCTATGTATGGGGGAATGGATACCAAGCGAGTGTCAATCTACGGTGGGTTGAATACCACGAGCTCTTTCAGCAAAGACCCAAGACCATTACGGGACAAATCGTATCAGGCAATGCTCCAACAGGAAGTTCATGACTATTTAATGGAAAACAAATTTGAGCTGGAAATGAAATATCCCATCACTATCAAAAGTCTCAAATTTCCCACACAGAAAGATTTTGTCCTGGTATTTCAATGGTTGTACAAGAGGATAGATCCTGGTTACAAATTTCTAAAGTCCATAGAACAGGAGGTCTATTTTCTTCTTAAAACTTTAGGATATCCTTACATTGAAGCAATCAACAAAAGTCAGATCAGTGCTGTTGGTGGATCCAATTGGCCTATTTTTCTTGGTATGTTACATTGGCTCGTTAAACTAGGAGAAtcattggaagaaattgatgaagctgaTGTCAACCAATTTCAAATAGAATCGTACACAAATTCAGTTGATGACAATGCAATTGCTCAAGATGACTTGATACTTGACAAACTGTTCACTAGATACATTATCAAATCCTACAAATCGTACTTGAATAATGAAGACGATTATTCATCATTTTATCAAGAAATGGAAAGTGATTACAATGTTTATGCCAATCGTTTAGCGGAGAACATTACAGCAATGAGAGAAAGTAACATAAATCTAAATCAAGAACTGACCACGCTACAAATATCCAACGAAGAAGTCACGCATGCTCTGAAGAAATGCAGCATAATGAAACAAGATCTAGAGAAGTTCCAATCATACATTGAAATGATGGAggcaaagaaattgaaatgGAAACCGGTACTTACCTCCTTACAAGATGAGCTACGAAAGTCTCAATCTGAGTTTGAAACTCTTCAATCCATTAAGGAGAAGATCGTTGCTAAGCTAAGAGAAGAAGGCTTTACAGTTGAGGATATTGAGTATCTAAACCAAGAAAACACCTCTCTGTCTAAAGAATTGACAAGATCCAAGGAAAAGATGGCAGAAATAACACAGAACAtaaaagcaaaagaaatctcAGCAAgcaattctttcaatttaCTGCAGCAAAAGATTGATTCTTACAACTCCAGTGTATACAAGATCATCAATTCTATAGGCAACTTAGAGTATGATGTATCTAAGTTTGATTTAGAGATAACGACCTTCTCCAACAAATTCCTAAACGACGATTCCCTGTTAGGCCTGAAACCCCATGAAATCATCACAGAtataaaagaaaaggattTAAAACAACAGCAGTTTgaactgaaaaaattgatcgttgaaaaatcttACAGTTTGCAAGATGATATAATAAAGCTTCAAGAAAATTTGGATCTTATCAACGAATCAATAAACGAGCAAAAAGATCAAGTAGACTCGTTAGAAACTAATTTAACAGAGTCTAAACTTCTCTACGACGAAATGTACGAAACTATGATGAACGAATCTTCCAAAGCTAACATAGAATTGGCAAAGTTGAATAGGGACTTACAATCCATTCAACTCaagtccaaagaaaacacATCCAGAGTGAACCAAAAATATAACTCAATTAAGATAGAATATGATCAGTTGAAACATGAAATTAATCGAAAAAGAATGGATTATCAAAATAAGGTCCGACAAATATTAGAGTTTGTGGTTGACTTTAAGCTGGGTATTCAATCGAATTTAGAAGATCTAGAACAATTAGTGATTCAAGAATGCAATGAAGAGCTTGATCAGGTCGAAGACAGCCCGAGAACTGAAGCACTCCAGGGAGCTGAGAATAACGTGTAA
- a CDS encoding Hydroperoxide and superoxide-radical responsive glutathione-dependent oxidoreductase: MFRTTVNRIPLRSTFSQSILRPQTALRFLSSETKNAIESAVNSAKVVLFMKGTPQQPQCGFSRATIQMLGQQGVDPEKFAAYNVLEDQELREGIKEYSQWPTIPQLYVDKEFVGGCDIVMSMAQSGELTELLEKHDALIPEEPYDEAEPEKAADAEVKPRSRD; this comes from the coding sequence ATGTTCAGAACTACAGTCAACAGGATTCCTCTGAGGAGCACCTTTTCACAGTCTATACTGAGACCGCAGACGGCTCTGAGATTTCTTTCAAGCGAAACCAAAAATGCCATTGAAAGCGCTGTCAACTCTGCCAAGGTAGTCTTGTTCATGAAGGGGACCCCACAGCAACCCCAATGCGGATTTTCCAGGGCTACTATACAGATGTTAGGACAGCAGGGCGTTGATCCAGAAAAGTTTGCCGCCTACAATGTGTTAGAGGACCAAGAGCTTAGAGAGGGCATTAAGGAATACAGTCAATGGCCTACTATTCCCCAACTGTATGTTGACAAAGAATTTGTTGGTGGGTGTGACATCGTTATGAGCATGGCTCAGAGTGGTGAGCTAACTGAACTGCTTGAGAAACATGATGCTTTGATTCCAGAGGAACCCTACGATGAAGCTGAACCTGAAAAAGCTGCCGATGCTGAGGTGAAACCAAGATCTAGAGATTAA
- a CDS encoding Ubiquitin-like protein of the SUMO family yields MSESPSATETKPDIKEPSEHINLKVSDGSSEVFFKIKRKTPLKRLMDAFCKRQGKTRESIRFLVDGQRVLDDNTPDDLDLDDNDVIEAHREQIGGSNY; encoded by the coding sequence ATGTCTGAATCTCCATCAGCCACTGAAACCAAGCCCGATATTAAGGAACCGAGTGAACACATTAATCTAAAAGTCAGTGACGGTTCTTCTGAagtttttttcaagattaAGAGAAAGACCCCTCTGAAAAGACTTATGGACGCTTTCTGCAAGAGACAAGGTAAGACTAGAGAATCTATTAGGTTTTTGGTAGACGGTCAACGTGTTTTGGATGACAACACTCCAGATGACTTGGACCTTGATGATAACGATGTAATTGAGGCTCATAGAGAACAGATCGGCGGATCCAACTATTAG